The Halorientalis sp. IM1011 genome window below encodes:
- a CDS encoding histidine kinase N-terminal 7TM domain-containing protein: MQLQYTPYTAPVFLSAVVGLGVGAFAFQHRERPGAFPLGVFMLGASLWSFAEGMNLAAATLGPKFFWTRMETLFSCAIPIAWLAVVLEYTGNDEWLTPRTIALLLIEPVVVAGAISLRPGLLWTEMSLAEAAGFVAFEATHGTVFHVHVIYSYLLVLVGGALLLRVILFAEGVYRTQATALLMAMFVPLVGNALYIYGYLPTGVDPTTVGFLLSGLVIAGTILRGQLLELVPVARHLARDEILENMEDRVIVLDDNQRIADINPAAAELLDRSEAAAIGERVETVFPDVAALLDGGADTHVQTELSLETDEGGRYYNVRISPLRRVGGAVAGTLISLRDVTDKRQQRQRLEVLNRLLRHNLRNEMNVVAGNAELVERELADSDLSDRLDRIVETATRITDQSDKVGQVSRTFDEDGTVTVDLCETVANEVRDARDRYPGAEITADLPADLAVEVDPAIAIALDELVANAVEHNDSDHPTVTVRIRDAEGFAVLSVADDGPGIDPHELAVLEEGEETALEHGSGVGLWVVYWTIEQFGGYLEFENDDRGCTVTVWLPDADEEPDEQRSDGSPPLSGIRQALDATAIGFSGDD, from the coding sequence ATGCAACTGCAGTACACGCCGTACACCGCGCCCGTGTTCCTCTCGGCAGTGGTGGGTCTCGGTGTCGGTGCGTTCGCGTTCCAGCACCGCGAGCGACCGGGTGCCTTCCCGCTCGGGGTGTTCATGCTCGGCGCGAGCCTCTGGTCGTTCGCCGAGGGGATGAACCTCGCGGCGGCGACGCTGGGGCCGAAGTTCTTCTGGACGCGCATGGAGACGCTGTTCTCGTGTGCGATTCCGATCGCGTGGCTGGCGGTCGTACTGGAGTACACCGGCAACGACGAGTGGCTCACGCCTCGGACGATCGCGCTCCTGCTGATCGAACCGGTCGTGGTCGCCGGCGCGATCTCGTTGCGACCGGGGCTGCTGTGGACGGAGATGTCGCTCGCGGAGGCCGCCGGGTTCGTCGCGTTCGAGGCCACCCACGGAACTGTCTTTCACGTCCACGTCATCTACTCGTACCTGCTGGTGCTGGTCGGCGGGGCCCTGTTGTTGCGGGTCATCCTCTTCGCGGAGGGGGTCTACCGGACACAGGCCACCGCGCTGTTGATGGCGATGTTCGTCCCGCTCGTCGGGAACGCGCTGTACATCTACGGGTATCTCCCGACGGGCGTCGACCCGACGACCGTCGGGTTCCTGCTCAGCGGACTCGTCATCGCGGGCACGATCCTGCGGGGCCAGTTACTGGAACTCGTCCCGGTCGCCCGACATCTCGCACGCGACGAGATCCTGGAGAACATGGAGGACCGCGTGATCGTCCTCGACGACAACCAGCGGATCGCCGACATCAACCCCGCGGCCGCGGAGCTGCTCGACCGGTCGGAGGCCGCCGCCATCGGGGAACGCGTCGAGACGGTCTTTCCCGATGTGGCCGCGCTACTGGACGGGGGCGCCGACACGCACGTCCAGACGGAACTCTCGCTGGAGACCGACGAGGGCGGCCGGTACTACAACGTCCGGATCTCGCCACTCCGCCGCGTGGGGGGTGCCGTCGCCGGGACGCTGATCAGCCTCCGTGACGTGACCGACAAACGCCAGCAGCGCCAGCGGCTCGAAGTGCTCAACCGTCTGCTCAGACACAATCTCCGCAACGAGATGAACGTCGTCGCGGGCAACGCGGAACTCGTCGAACGCGAACTGGCTGATTCGGACCTCAGTGACCGCCTCGATCGGATCGTCGAGACGGCCACCCGGATCACGGACCAGAGCGACAAGGTCGGGCAGGTCTCGCGCACGTTCGACGAGGACGGGACGGTGACGGTCGACCTCTGTGAGACCGTCGCAAACGAGGTCCGGGACGCTCGCGACCGTTATCCGGGCGCGGAGATCACCGCCGACCTGCCGGCGGACCTGGCCGTCGAGGTCGACCCCGCCATCGCCATCGCGCTCGACGAACTCGTCGCCAACGCCGTCGAACACAACGACAGCGACCACCCGACGGTGACCGTCCGAATCCGGGACGCGGAGGGCTTCGCGGTGCTCTCAGTCGCCGACGACGGCCCGGGGATCGACCCACACGAACTGGCCGTCCTCGAGGAGGGTGAGGAGACGGCGCTCGAACACGGGAGTGGCGTCGGACTCTGGGTCGTCTACTGGACGATCGAGCAGTTCGGCGGGTACCTGGAGTTCGAGAACGACGACCGCGGCTGTACCGTCACGGTGTGGCTCCCGGACGCCGACGAGGAGCCGGACGAACAGCGCTCGGACGGATCGCCCCCGCTCTCCGGGATCAGGCAGGCGCTGGACGCGACGGCGATCGGGTTCTCGGGCGACGACTGA